A section of the Lineus longissimus chromosome 1, tnLinLong1.2, whole genome shotgun sequence genome encodes:
- the LOC135482659 gene encoding mitochondrial dynamics protein MID51-like, with translation MVGLSFAEIMSSGDRKKQSTMSFLVGAVGRAVISGLAFYGAKKLYEDYWKGGAVSGQAVEDKPTKGPGDSESETEEDTDIDIRPDSHRQAQPVNLLKSLEDYFESYVKPSMSEVETARKVVAELEEYVLEMLDQSCPELPIGKLIHTGSAYEDLQVITPDDFDTFLQLRLDSSQWELIDGKDTLLDSPGYALVKRSNQEFFKVGSVPWDRFLVGYYLSPQKILQYFQALLQRSVGPGKKRFTIEPSVKENSLSVTVIYGSDQKLRLNIIPMVKIGDVTMAGRLHPKFALFGMDGYKNLWRRSYVEEEEAMMKSLTSQNGCQKDCLRILKAISMNDYGSPLHLVEPYVFKTILFHLSQIEENWDKQVLAERVIDMFMVLDRFLDQRKLPNYFNADVNLFESYTDIYLRELKHYVNHVITRNKFSTLLRQKSPGKDF, from the exons ATGGTTGGTCTTTCCTTTGCAGAGATAATGTCTTCTGGTGACAGGAAGAAACAAAGCACCATGTCTTTTCTGGTTGGAGCGGTCGGTAGAGCTGTAATCAGCGGACTGGCTTTTTATGGAGCAAAGAAACTATATGAAGACTATTGGAAGGGAGGAGCTGTAAGTGGACAAGCTGTCGAAGATAAACCTACTAAAGGACCAGGTGATTCTGAGTCAG AAACTGAAGAAGACACAGACATAGATATAAGACCAGACAGCCACCGCCAGGCGCAGCCTGTGAATCTATTGAAAAGCCTGGAAGACTACTTTGAATCTTATGTGAAGCCAAGCATGAGCGAGGTAGAAACAGCTAGGAAAGTTGTGGCAGAGTTAGAAGAGTATGTCCTTGAAATGCTAGATCAATCCTGTCCCGAGCTTCCCATTGGAAAACTGATACACACTG GAAGTGCTTACGAAGACCTCCAAGTGATCACACCTGACGATTTTGATACCTTCCTGCAGCTCAGATTAGATTCATCACAATGGGAGTTAATTGATGGTAAAGACACACTCCTAGATTCTCCAGGATATGCATTGGTCAAGCGTAGCAATCAGGAGTTCTTTAAAGTAGGCTCAGTTCCATGGGACAGGTTTCTTGTTGGATATTACTTGTCCCCTCAGAAGATCTTGCAGTATTTTCAAGCCCTGCTCCAACGTTCTGTAGGACCAGGGAAAAAGCGATTCACAATTGAACCATCTGTGAAGGAAAATTCGTTGAGTGTGACAGTGATCTATGGAAGTGATCAGAAACTGAGACTAAATATCATCCCAATGGTGAAgattggtgatgtcacaatGGCAGGAAGGCTGCATCCAAAGTTTGCTTTATTCGGGATGGATGGATACAAAAATTTGTGGAGGCGAAGCTATGTTGAGGAAGAGGAAGCAATGATGAAATCCTTGACCTCACAAAATGGTTGTCAAAAAGACTGCTTGAGAATTCTGAAGGCAATTAGCATGAATGACTATGGTTCTCCTTTGCATTTAGTTGAACCCTATGTCTTCAAGACCATCCTCTTTCACCTGAGTCAGATTGAGGAAAACTGGGACAAACAAGTTTTAGCCGAGAGAGTGATTGATATGTTCATGGTATTGGACAGGTTCCTTGACCAGAGGAAATTGCCAAATTATTTCAACGCAGATGTGAACTTGTTTGAGAGTTACACTGATATTTATCTGCGTGAGCTCAAGCATTATGTCAACCATGTGATTACAAGGAACAAGTTCAGTACTCTACTCCGCCAGAAAAGTCCAGGGAAAGATTTCTGA
- the LOC135482668 gene encoding dynein regulatory complex subunit 3-like, which produces MSRLYDAVEPSVIDEDMLQRAVEEQGPRDEAGRIAKQEGIDFADVLALRLDFKNILKIDNLWCFTSLTKLQMDNNIIEKIEGLDMLVNLVWLDLSFNNIEAIEGLDKLTRLEDLTLYNNRISRIENMETLNLHVFSIGNNNLKELDNLVYLRRFKKLRTLNLSGNPFCDLSEYKVFVIAHLPNLDYLDYRLIDENSKGSAYELYQTAIEELDHDEAKKEREEGERTMRDGELKRHKAGYIENLNGPYLFDSLYQEDTEGQKLNFMPTVDELLITFKEKFVQVCLQIFEYGLEEHSKREEEVHQFTECVDEAKQDNKQMGMLGIAYFMEFKKKLFQELPQYTEQKLVETSITDYHNEVSELRDKLMGYELQLVDQLEESIKDFERNLADMVSSFIENVQGLISQCRDLENMHHEKLLEIAIVTLEKVVKNELDDEIPEDLRLLFVDKDTIINAVTSSHDVHLLKIDNREDDIVTRINSWMSNMIEGLHEDEITRNRNRVSEITNLIDHLRDEIDTLDLQYGNY; this is translated from the exons ATGAGTCGTCTTTATGATGCTGTTGAGCCCTCTGTGATTGATGAGGACATGCTACAGAGGGCAGTGGAGGAACAGGGACCGAGAGATGAAGCTGGTAGAATAGCTAAACAAGAAGGCATCGACTTTGCTGATGTCTTAGCTCTGAGGTTAGATTTTAAAA atattttgaaGATTGACAATTTGTGGTGTTTCACCAGTCTGACAAAGTTACAGATGGACAACAACATCATTGAAAAAATTGAAGGCTTAGATATGCTGGTGAATCTTGTCTGGTTAG ATTTATCCTTCAACAATATCGAAGCCATCGAGGGCCTGGATAAATTAACCAGACTTGAAGACCTCACACTTTACAACAACAGAATATCTCGAATTGAGAACATGGAGACACTTAATCTCCATGTGTTTTCGATTGGAAATAACAACTTAAAAGAACTGGACAAT CTGGTATACTTACGGAGGTTCAAGAAGCTGAGGACGCTAAACTTAAGTGGAAATCCCTTCTGTGATCTCTCAGAGTACAAAGTGTTTGTGATTGCTCATCTGCCAAACCTCGATTATCTTGACTACAGACTGATTGATGAGAATTCT AAAGGATCCGCGTATGAACTTTACCAGACTGCCATTGAGGAGCTTGATCATGATGAAGCAAAGAAGGAGAGAGAAGAAGGAGAGAGGACTATGAGGGATGGAGAATTGAAACGCCACAAGGCTGGTTACATCGAAAACCTGAATGGGCCGTATCTGTTTGATAGTCTATACCAGGAGGATACTGAGGGCCAGAAACTCAACTTCATGCCAACTGTGGATGAACTCCTTATTACCTTCAAAGAGAAGTTTGTGCAAGTGTGTCTACAGATATTCGAGTATGGTCTCGAGGAGCATAGTAAACGTGAAGAGGAAGTCCACCAGTTTACTGAATGTGTCGATGAAGCCAAGCAAGATAACAAGCAGATGGGCATGCTAGGCATTGCGTACTTCATGGAGTTTAAAAAGAAG TTATTCCAAGAACTGCCGCAGTATACCGAACAGAAGCTAGTGGAGACCAGCATTACGGACTATCATAATGAAGTGTCTGAACTTCGAGATAAACTGATGGGATATGAATTACAACTGGTGGATCAGCTGGAG GAGTCCATCAAAGACTTTGAGCGCAACCTGGCAGACATGGTGTCAAGCTTCATAGAGAATGTGCAAGGTTTAATTTCGCAATGCCGTGACCTTGAGAATATGCATCATGAGAAGCTTTTGGAGATTGCCATTGTTACTCTCGAGAAGGTGGTGAAGAATGAGCTCGATGATGAGATCCCTGAAGACCTCAGACTG CTGTTTGTTGACAAGGACACGATCATCAATGCTGTCACATCCAGCCACGACGTCCATCTCTTGAAGATTGACAACCGAGAGGACGACATTGTGACAAGGATCAACTCCTGGATGTCAAATATGATCGAGGGGTTGCATGAGGACGAGATCACAAGGAATCGAAACAGAGTATCAGAAATCACAAATCTGATTGATCACTTACGAGATGAAATTGACACTCTAGACTTACAGTATGGCAACTACTAG